The genomic window ACCATGAAACGCAAAGACATATACGAGATCATCACGGAGAAGATATTGGCCCTGATCGACGCAGGGGTGAACCCGTGGCATCAGGCCTGGAAGTCGGGACCACGCCGCGCGCCACAGAATTTGCTGTCACGGCGGCCTTACCGCGGGATCAATGTGCTGCTCCTTGGATGTAGCCCTTATGGCTCACCATATTGGCTCACCTACAGGCAGGCTACAGCAATTGGCGGCAATGTCCGAAAGGGAGAGAAGTCCAGCATTGCCGTGTTCTGGAAGCTCCTCAACGGCAAGCCGGACCCTGCCGATCCTGAGCGCAAGGTCCAGATCCCGATCCTGCGGTACTATCCCGTCTTCAACGTGGAGCAGTGCGAGCATGTCGACTATCCAAAGCCGGATCTGCCCACGTTCGCGCACGATCCCATCGCTGAGGCGGAAAAGTTGGTTGCGGGCATGCCGCGACCGCCGACGGTATCACACGCGGTGGAAGACCGGGCATTCTACCGGCTGGCCACTGACACGGTGAACGTGCCTCCCTTGCAGCGCTTCGAGTTGGCCGAGGAGTACTACTCGACGCTTTTTCATGAGCTGACCCACAGCACTCGGCATCCCTCGCGCCTGAACCGAAAGGCTCCGGAGCACGACGACGACGGCACAACTGGGTTCGGCACGAAGAACTACGGCCGGGAGGAGTTGGTCGCCGAAATGGGAAGTGCGTTCCTGTGCGGCTTGGCCGGCATCGCGGATAGCACGCTCGCGAACTCCGCCGCCTACCTGGATGGCTGGCGCAAGGTCATCAAGGAAGACACCCGCCTTGTAGTCATGGCCGCAGCAGCAGCGCAGAAGGCTGTTGACTACATCACCAACGCTGAGCCCGCCGAACTCGCGACAGAGCAGAGCGCGGCAGCCTAGAGGAATCCCGCCCGCCTTGCCGCGAATTAAAGATGCGGCCTGTCTATCGGCCTGCGGCCGCGGTTTGGCGGGAGGAACTAACCAGAACGAAATGGATAATCCGGGCGAATCACGGCCCGAAAACAGATCAGGAATGGCAGCCGCGTCCCATCGCAAGGACCGGCTGCCATTTCTTTCTGGAAAGGAGAACCGACATGCGGCGAGAAGATGAACGACTGTGCGAGATGGCGGAATCGCGCAGCCGCGCCGACATTGCGTTTTCTTTTTGTTCCGTGTCTTTGGCCCGAATGCATGCCTCGACTTCGGATTTCAGGTTGGCTATACAATTCCCTCGTGTTTGGCGAGTTGCATCTATGCCGAGGATATTCGACAACATTGAAGAGACGTTGCTCTCTGCCTTGCGGGACACCTTGCCGCTGGCGAAACGTGGCGACTTTTGCGTCGGGTACTTCAACCTTCGCGGTTGGAAGCAGATAGACGACCAAGTCGATGCATGGGCTGGCGGTGATGGGCAGTGCTGCCGTTTGTTGGTTGGCATGCAAAAAATGCCTGCTGACGAACTTCGGACAGCCATGAGCTTGGTGGATCATGGCGATAAGCTCGACACTCAAACCGCGTTGCGGCTGAAGCGTCGGCTGGCCGAAGAGTTCAGGGAGCAGCTGGCCTTTGGGGTTCCTACCGATGAAGACGAAGCGGGTCTGCGGCGTCTAGCCGCACAAATCAAAGCGGGAAAAGTCGTCGTCAAATTGTTCCTCGGTCACCCCCTGCATGCGAAGCTGTATCTGCTATTCCGTCCCGATCCAATCAACCCGATTGTCGGCTACTTGGGCAGCAGCAATCTCACCTTTTCCGGCCTTCGCTACCAAGGCGAGTTGAATATTGACGTAATGGATCACGATGCATGCACGAAGCTCGCCAGGTGGTTTGAAGACCGATGGACTGACCGCTGGTGCATGGACATTTCCAAGGAACTGGTGGAAATAATCGAGACGAGTTGGGCGCGAGTCGAGCCGATCCCGCCTTATCACATCTACCTCAAGATTGCTTATCATCTATCGCAAGAGGCTCGGGCCGGCCTGAGCGAGTTCGCGATCCCTCGCGACTTCGGGGCCAAGCTCTTTGAGTTCCAGAAAGCCGCGGTGAAGATTGCTGCGCACCATCTGAACAAACGCGGTGGTGTACTTATCGGTGACGTTGTCGGCCTAGGCAAGACGCTGATGGCGACTGCAGTTGCCCGGATAATGGAAGACGATCACGGACTGGAAACCCTTGTCATCTGTCCGAAGAACCTTGTCCCGATGTGGGAAGACTACCGCGAGCAATATCGCATGCGCGCAAAAGTTCTCTCCTTAAGCCAAGTCATCCGCGAGCTTCCGAAACTGCGCCGGTATCGCCTTATCCTTATCGATGAAAGCCACAATCTCCGAAACCGGGAGGGCAAGCGATTTCGCGCCATTCAAGAATACGTCGAAGGAAATGAAAGCAAGTGCATCCTTCTTTCGGCCACCCCGTACAACAAGACGTATCTGGACTTGTCGAACCAGCTCCGGCTCTTCGTAAAGGAAGATAAAGACTTGGGTATTCGCCCGGAACAACTTCTTAAGGAACTTGGCGAAACCGAATTCATCCGCCGCCACCAATGCGCCGTTCGCTCTTTGGCCGCCTTCGAGAAGAGCTTCTACGCCGATGACTGGCGTGATTTAATGCGACTTTATCTCGTACGTCGTACGCGGAGCTTCATTCAGAAAAACTACGCCGAGACCGACCCGGCGAGCGGACGGAAATTCCTGACCTTTGAAGACGGCACGCGATCGTATTTCCCCACTCGCCAGCCAAAGACGGTGAAGTTCAAGATTTCGGACAGCGCTGGAGAGGATCAGTACGCCCGCCTTTACTCGTCGGAGGTCGTGGATACGATAAACGAATTGACGCTCCCGCGTTACGGGCTCGGCAACTATCTTCATGCATCGCCTCGCCAGCCTCCTTCGCCGACCGAGCAGAAGACAATTCAGAACCTTTCCCGTGCCGGCCACCGGCTGAAGGGCTTCTGTCGTACCGGCCTTTTCAAGCGGCTTGAGAGCAGTGGCCAGGCTTTTATGCAGTCCGTCGAACGGCATATTCTGAGAAACTTTGTGTTCCTTCATGCCGTAGAAAGAAACCTGCCCTTGCCAATCGGCACCCAAGATGTCGGCATACTCGATTCGAGGATATTCGATGAAGATGCGGATGGTGACATCGGGACAGCTGAACTCTTTAACGATGAGACCGAGGAATCCGACGACATAGACGCAGCTTCAGGACCGCTGCGATCAAGAGAAGATTTCAAGCGGCGGGCTCTTGAGGCCTATGAAGAGTATGCGCGAAAATACCAGAAGCGGTTCAAGTGGCTTCGGCCAGACTTATTTGTGCCGTCGCTTGAAAAGGATCTCTCGGCAGACGCTGATGCACTTCTCAGCGTGATCAAGAATGCGGGGGTATGGAATCCTGACCAGGACGCCAAGCTTTCCAAACTGCTCAACCTCCTTTTGAAACTACATCCATCGGAAAAAGTCATAGTCTTCACGCAGTTCGCGGATACCGTTCGATATCTCGAAGCCCAGATTCATGCGAAAGGCTTAAAAAAAGCCGCGGGCGTAACTGGCGCCTCCTACGATCCTGCCGCAATGGCTTGGAGATTCAGCCCGGAAAGCAACAACAAGCGCAGCCAAGTGAGACCAGAGGATGAGTTGCGCATTCTGATTGCGACAGACGTGCTGAGTGAGGGGCAAAACCTGCAAGATTGCGCCATCGTAGTCAATTTTGACCTGCCTTGGGCTATTATCCGCCTGATTCAGCGTGTTGGCCGCGTGGATCGTATCGGGCAAAAGGCGGAGAACATCGCATGCTACTCATTTCTTCCGGCTGAGGGAGTAAACAAGATTATCAAACTACGGGATCGGCTCCGCCAGCGACTGAAGGAAAATGCGGAAGTTGTAGGCACTGACGAGTCTTTCTTCGAAGACGATCGCAACGACGAAGCCGTTCTCGATCTCTACAACGAAAAATCAGGAATCCTCGACGGTGAAACGGACACGGAAGTTGACCTGGCCTCTTACGCTTACCAAATCTGGAAGAACGCGATTGACCGCAACCCTGAGTTGGAAAAACTTATAGAGTCTCTTCCCGCCGTTGCTTATTCCACGAAGGCACACAAACCGACAGAAAAAGAACCGCATGGCGTATTGGTTTACATGAAAACGCCGGAAGGAAACGACGCTTTGGCATGGATGAACGATAAGGGCGAGAGCGTCACCGAATCGCAATACCAAATTCTGAAAACAGCCGAATGTCTACCAGAAACAGCCGCCCTGCCGCGACAACCGAATCACCATGACCTTGTCAAGAAGGCGGTCGAGTTGATCGTTGCGGAGGAAAAGACTGTTGGCGGCCAGCTTGGCCGTCCGTCAGGAGCGCGTTTCCGCACGTACGAACGTCTTAAGCGTCACGCCGAAGACGTTAAGGGAACACTCTTTGAGTCACCAGAGTTAGCGAAAGTTATCGAAGAGATTTACCGCTATCCGTTGCGTCAGACCGCTGTGGATACGCTCAATCGACAACTGCGCTCTGGCATTTCGAACGAAGACTTGGCGGGCCTCGCAATTGCCCTGCGACAGGAAGAAAGACTTTGCCTTGTCCAAGTAGAGGATCAGGCACAGGAACCTCGAATCATCTGTTCTTTGGGGCTATCGGAAACAAGCGTGGGAACATGATATGCCGCTGGACCTGAACAAAGCGCGAAAATGTCTGGCGGATTTCGACTTCTCGAAATTGTTCGTCGAGGAGCTCGGCTGGTCACAGCCAGCCTCCCGCCAAGCCATCGCAATAACGCACAAAGACGCTGGTTTCACAAGGCGACAACTCGCGCAACTGTCCGGCGTCATGGTTCTGGAGATAACCGCGAAGGATGGTCAAATACCCGGCGCCAAGACCCGCGCAGCCCTGCACAAAGAGATATCCGCGCTGCATCACGAGAATCTTCTGATCTTCGTGGACGAACGCCGGACGCAGAGCCTCTGGTATTGGGTGAAGCGACAGGATGGCAAGACTTCTGCCCGCGATCACATTTATGTCCGCGGTCAGCCGGGCGACCTTTTCCTCAGCAAACTCAACTCGATGGTCTTCGACCTCGGCGACTTCGACGAAGCTGGAAATGTGCCGCTCGTCGAAGTCGCAGACCGGTTGAAGGAAGCGCTCGACATTGAGCGGGTCACCAAGAAGTTCTACGGCGAGTTTCAAGACCAACACCTTGAGTTCCTGAACCTGATCAAGGGTATAGACGACGATCGGGATCGGCGCTGGTATGCCTCGGTCTTGCTCAATCGTCTGATGTTCGTCTACTTCCTGCAACGCAAGTTCTTTCTCGATGGCGGTGAAGGCCGTTACCTGCAAAACAAATTGGAACAGAGTCGCGAGGAGGGGCGCGATCTGTATTACGAGAAGTTTTTAAAGACGCTGTTTTTCGAGGGCTTCGCCAAGCCGGAGGACCAGCGCAGCGCCAAAGTGAACGGGCTGCTAGGCAAGATCAAGTACCTGAATGGCGGACTTTTTCTGCATCATCGCATAGAACTTGATTGGCCGAAAATATCCATTCAGGACAAGGCATTCGCCAATCTGTTCGCTCTCTTCGAACGGTACTCCTGGAATCTGAACGACACACCCGGCGGCGAGGACAATGAAATCAACCCGGATGTCCTCGGCTATATTTTTGAAAAATACATCAACCAGAAGGCCTTCGGCGCTTACTACACGCGACCGGAAATCACCGAATATCTGTGCGAACGCACTATTCACCGCCTGATCCTGGACGGGGTGGCAAAAGGCGACGGCAAGGCCGTGCGGTCATTCGACAACATGGGCGACCTCCTGCTGGCCCTTGATGCGCCGCTCTGCAAGAAGCTGCTTTACGACGTCCTGCCGAACCTCCGTCTGCTCGATCCAGCCTGCGGCTCCGCCGCGTTCCTCGTGTCGGCCATGAAGACGCTCATCAACGTCTACGCCGCCGTAATCGGTAAGATCGAGTTTTTGAGCGACAAGGGATTGCAGGAGTGGCTTAAGAAGACGCAGAAGGAGCACAAGAGCGTTTCCTACTTCATCAAACGGAGCATTATCACCAACAACCTCTTCGGCGTGGACATCATGGAAGAGGCTATCGAAATCGCCAAACTCCGCCTCTTCCTTGCCCTCGTTGCCTCCGCCAATTCCGCGGATGCCCTCGAACCTCTGCCGAACATCGAGTTCAACATCATGGCCGGCAACTCGCTGATTGGTCTTGTTCACGTCGATCCGGCCAAATTCGACGCCTTGACCGGTGCCGCCACGGAGCAAGGGCGCATGAACATGGTTCACAAGAGCGATCTTGGCTTCGCGGTTGAGTCCAAGGTGGCCAAGACAAAGAAAGAGGTGGAGCGCGAATACGCGGCGAAGGTTCAGGGCCGCAAGTTTGCTGAACTACTGGCTGAGAAAAACGATCTGGTCGCTCTCTACCGACGGGCCACCGGTTATGGCGAAGACTTGCAAGAATTGCGCGACGGCATCGAGAAGAAGAAGAGCACTGCGAAGATGATGCTGAATCGACTTCTACTCGCGCAGTTTAGGTCCTTGGAAATCCAGTACGAAGAGGCCACATGGGACGAGAGGAAGAACCGAGAAGGCAAACCGGAGCGACGTGCTCTTAAGGAGGACGACATCGTTGCTCTCAAGCCGTTTCACTGGGGCTATGAGTTTGACCAGATTATTAACGAGCGGGGCGGATTTGACGCCATCATCACCAATCCCCCATGGGAAGCCTTTAAACCGAATTCAAAACAGTTCTTTGAAGAATATTCGGACCTAGTTACTCAAAAGAAGATGACGATTGGGGAATTCGAGAAGGAAAGAGCGAAACTTCTAAAGGACGCAGATACGCGTAAAGCCTGGTTGGCGTACCAAAGCAGTTATCCACATACCAACGATTTCTTTCGGTCTGCTCCGCAGTACAAGAACCAGATCAGTATCGTAGATGATAAGAAAGCGGCCGCGGACGTTAATCTATACAAGCTATTCACGGAACAATGCGTCAATCTTCTTCGCCGCGGTGGTCATTGCGGAATTGTTCTTCCCAGTGGCATCTACACAGACATGGGCACGAAGCAACTTCGTGCGCTGCTTTTCAAAGAGACGAAGATTACCGGTCTCTTCTGCTTCGAAAATCGTAAGCAAATATTTGAAGGGGT from Candidatus Hydrogenedentota bacterium includes these protein-coding regions:
- a CDS encoding ssDNA-binding domain-containing protein, which gives rise to MKRKDIYEIITEKILALIDAGVNPWHQAWKSGPRRAPQNLLSRRPYRGINVLLLGCSPYGSPYWLTYRQATAIGGNVRKGEKSSIAVFWKLLNGKPDPADPERKVQIPILRYYPVFNVEQCEHVDYPKPDLPTFAHDPIAEAEKLVAGMPRPPTVSHAVEDRAFYRLATDTVNVPPLQRFELAEEYYSTLFHELTHSTRHPSRLNRKAPEHDDDGTTGFGTKNYGREELVAEMGSAFLCGLAGIADSTLANSAAYLDGWRKVIKEDTRLVVMAAAAAQKAVDYITNAEPAELATEQSAAA
- a CDS encoding NgoFVII family restriction endonuclease, producing the protein MPRIFDNIEETLLSALRDTLPLAKRGDFCVGYFNLRGWKQIDDQVDAWAGGDGQCCRLLVGMQKMPADELRTAMSLVDHGDKLDTQTALRLKRRLAEEFREQLAFGVPTDEDEAGLRRLAAQIKAGKVVVKLFLGHPLHAKLYLLFRPDPINPIVGYLGSSNLTFSGLRYQGELNIDVMDHDACTKLARWFEDRWTDRWCMDISKELVEIIETSWARVEPIPPYHIYLKIAYHLSQEARAGLSEFAIPRDFGAKLFEFQKAAVKIAAHHLNKRGGVLIGDVVGLGKTLMATAVARIMEDDHGLETLVICPKNLVPMWEDYREQYRMRAKVLSLSQVIRELPKLRRYRLILIDESHNLRNREGKRFRAIQEYVEGNESKCILLSATPYNKTYLDLSNQLRLFVKEDKDLGIRPEQLLKELGETEFIRRHQCAVRSLAAFEKSFYADDWRDLMRLYLVRRTRSFIQKNYAETDPASGRKFLTFEDGTRSYFPTRQPKTVKFKISDSAGEDQYARLYSSEVVDTINELTLPRYGLGNYLHASPRQPPSPTEQKTIQNLSRAGHRLKGFCRTGLFKRLESSGQAFMQSVERHILRNFVFLHAVERNLPLPIGTQDVGILDSRIFDEDADGDIGTAELFNDETEESDDIDAASGPLRSREDFKRRALEAYEEYARKYQKRFKWLRPDLFVPSLEKDLSADADALLSVIKNAGVWNPDQDAKLSKLLNLLLKLHPSEKVIVFTQFADTVRYLEAQIHAKGLKKAAGVTGASYDPAAMAWRFSPESNNKRSQVRPEDELRILIATDVLSEGQNLQDCAIVVNFDLPWAIIRLIQRVGRVDRIGQKAENIACYSFLPAEGVNKIIKLRDRLRQRLKENAEVVGTDESFFEDDRNDEAVLDLYNEKSGILDGETDTEVDLASYAYQIWKNAIDRNPELEKLIESLPAVAYSTKAHKPTEKEPHGVLVYMKTPEGNDALAWMNDKGESVTESQYQILKTAECLPETAALPRQPNHHDLVKKAVELIVAEEKTVGGQLGRPSGARFRTYERLKRHAEDVKGTLFESPELAKVIEEIYRYPLRQTAVDTLNRQLRSGISNEDLAGLAIALRQEERLCLVQVEDQAQEPRIICSLGLSETSVGT
- a CDS encoding ATP-binding protein, whose amino-acid sequence is MPLDLNKARKCLADFDFSKLFVEELGWSQPASRQAIAITHKDAGFTRRQLAQLSGVMVLEITAKDGQIPGAKTRAALHKEISALHHENLLIFVDERRTQSLWYWVKRQDGKTSARDHIYVRGQPGDLFLSKLNSMVFDLGDFDEAGNVPLVEVADRLKEALDIERVTKKFYGEFQDQHLEFLNLIKGIDDDRDRRWYASVLLNRLMFVYFLQRKFFLDGGEGRYLQNKLEQSREEGRDLYYEKFLKTLFFEGFAKPEDQRSAKVNGLLGKIKYLNGGLFLHHRIELDWPKISIQDKAFANLFALFERYSWNLNDTPGGEDNEINPDVLGYIFEKYINQKAFGAYYTRPEITEYLCERTIHRLILDGVAKGDGKAVRSFDNMGDLLLALDAPLCKKLLYDVLPNLRLLDPACGSAAFLVSAMKTLINVYAAVIGKIEFLSDKGLQEWLKKTQKEHKSVSYFIKRSIITNNLFGVDIMEEAIEIAKLRLFLALVASANSADALEPLPNIEFNIMAGNSLIGLVHVDPAKFDALTGAATEQGRMNMVHKSDLGFAVESKVAKTKKEVEREYAAKVQGRKFAELLAEKNDLVALYRRATGYGEDLQELRDGIEKKKSTAKMMLNRLLLAQFRSLEIQYEEATWDERKNREGKPERRALKEDDIVALKPFHWGYEFDQIINERGGFDAIITNPPWEAFKPNSKQFFEEYSDLVTQKKMTIGEFEKERAKLLKDADTRKAWLAYQSSYPHTNDFFRSAPQYKNQISIVDDKKAAADVNLYKLFTEQCVNLLRRGGHCGIVLPSGIYTDMGTKQLRALLFKETKITGLFCFENRKQIFEGVDSRFKFVVLTYEKGGSTSDFPAAFMRLDASELERFPQEGAISISVELISRLSPDTLSIMELNSVMEVGLAKKLIRFPILGDKSEREWNFAIKREFHIRDDAQLFVTSKRPGALPLLSGKMFHQFQLTDEEPTYWIPEAEGRNALLGNATDTGARLDYQRYRFVYRRIASNTNERTLISTIIPPGFFGEVNTPTLDLSVSRIDPLEMLFLCAALNSFTVDWFIRRKVTTTLNQFYVYQVPVPRLAKTDEALSPIANRTARLICVSREFDELAKCVGLKSHKEGAIDPVERGKLRSELDGLIAHLYGLTEDEFAYILTTFPLVADPVKDAARNAYRDVERGLIK